A genomic segment from Thermoanaerobacterium sp. PSU-2 encodes:
- a CDS encoding sensor domain-containing diguanylate cyclase, producing the protein MLKKRETLFDFVLIAVGFSLLIYTCFKYGIKIDIKLFSILLLVMVTLDNLGIKYTDIKLSISPVITIASFLIYGTESSALLATTSTMIETIFFRKKVKNGFLNGAMFSITYIVAGHLYESLGGKIGRFSIGQLIYVVIYVLTSFVINYFILYYALKAQGKILFKKYWTESSILELASYFIMVPVGIFLANMYMKFGTVIFIYHVIPLILLSFFIKAFRDLYKANQRLNALYEMVKIINSKLDLDKTLEAILYETEKVVTVSGIAIYLKDDNGFLINEKTKCREESIGAFKDVYMNNEGIIGKVVSEGKSVIIGNLKADKRYLDKNISNYYDSVIVVPIKGAEGIIGCISAFQNEINAFDEDSLKIMEALSEQSSIAIMNAKRYFEISKRSITDPLTKTYNRRFFDQILHDSIAKSSIEKTPVSLIMLDVDRFKQINDTYGHMVGDTVLREIASRIKSCVRNNDIVARYGGEEFSVILPNLTAEQACVIAERIRYEVSSKPIKTDAGDINITVSAGVADFPNKAESAEKLISHADRALYAGCKTKGRDRVAVYEI; encoded by the coding sequence ATGTTAAAAAAAAGGGAAACATTGTTTGATTTCGTGTTAATTGCGGTGGGGTTTTCGCTTCTTATCTACACATGTTTTAAATACGGCATTAAAATTGATATAAAGTTATTTTCTATACTTTTGTTAGTTATGGTTACTCTTGACAATTTGGGCATAAAGTACACCGATATAAAGCTTTCTATAAGCCCTGTAATCACGATAGCATCTTTCTTGATATATGGCACAGAGTCATCAGCTCTTTTGGCTACAACATCTACCATGATTGAAACAATATTTTTTAGAAAAAAAGTAAAGAATGGATTTTTAAATGGAGCAATGTTTTCCATAACATACATAGTAGCGGGGCATCTTTATGAGAGTTTAGGTGGAAAAATCGGACGATTTTCTATTGGGCAGCTAATATATGTAGTAATTTATGTGCTCACAAGTTTTGTGATAAATTACTTTATCTTGTATTATGCGTTGAAAGCACAGGGGAAAATTCTATTTAAGAAATATTGGACGGAAAGCTCGATTTTAGAGTTGGCTTCATATTTTATAATGGTACCTGTAGGTATATTTTTAGCTAATATGTATATGAAATTTGGCACTGTTATTTTTATATACCACGTCATACCTTTGATTTTGCTGTCGTTTTTCATAAAGGCTTTTAGGGATCTTTACAAGGCCAACCAGAGGCTAAATGCTTTATATGAAATGGTGAAAATAATCAATTCGAAGTTGGATTTAGACAAAACTTTAGAAGCAATATTGTATGAGACGGAAAAAGTAGTAACCGTATCGGGGATAGCTATTTATTTGAAGGATGACAATGGCTTTTTGATAAATGAAAAGACTAAGTGCAGGGAAGAATCAATAGGTGCTTTTAAGGATGTGTACATGAACAATGAAGGGATTATAGGCAAAGTTGTAAGTGAAGGGAAATCTGTAATAATAGGCAATTTAAAAGCAGATAAGCGCTACTTAGACAAAAATATATCTAATTATTACGATTCTGTAATTGTAGTTCCTATAAAAGGAGCGGAAGGCATAATAGGGTGTATATCTGCATTTCAAAATGAAATCAACGCATTCGATGAAGACTCTTTAAAGATAATGGAGGCATTATCAGAGCAATCTTCGATAGCCATAATGAACGCAAAGAGATATTTTGAAATAAGTAAAAGGTCTATTACTGATCCTCTTACAAAAACTTATAACAGGAGATTTTTTGATCAGATATTGCATGACAGCATAGCAAAATCATCTATTGAAAAGACGCCTGTAAGCCTCATAATGCTGGATGTAGATAGGTTTAAACAGATTAACGATACATACGGGCACATGGTGGGAGATACTGTGCTTAGGGAGATTGCTTCAAGGATAAAAAGCTGTGTGAGAAACAATGATATCGTTGCAAGATACGGTGGGGAGGAGTTTTCTGTTATACTTCCGAACTTGACAGCGGAACAGGCGTGTGTGATCGCTGAAAGGATAAGGTATGAAGTATCGTCTAAACCGATAAAGACTGATGCAGGTGATATAAATATAACTGTCAGCGCTGGCGTCGCCGATTTTCCAAATAAAGCGGAGTCTGCGGAGAAACTCATAAGCCATGCCGATAGGGCTCTTTACGCTGGCTGCAAGACAAAAGGCAGAGATAGAGTCGCTGTGTATGAAATATAA